The sequence gtaggaagtttttgagctgcaggtaccgtagctcgttccccccagctagctgaaacttctctgtcagttcgtcacATTTCCTTAtcttaaaggatattagtgaagctggtgggttttacaacaatgtgatagacacatgaacgggcagggaatgaAGTTGTACAGATCTTTTGTGCACCAGGTGTgtgtctaaataaggaatctggattggcgcaggcttggtgggtcgaagagcctgttcctgtgatgttctttgctctCTGTTCttagttttatggtcaccatcATTGGtgctagctttttattccagatttatttaaatttCCCAATTGCCATGCTGAGATTTGATATTTCCAGATCATTAGTCCAAgcctctggattgctaatccAGCAATagaaccattatgctaccattcCCCTCGAAGTGACGAAAAGCCAGAAAGTGACACGTGAAAAACATGATTACATCAGCCTTTCTCGAACAAAAGTTTTTTTTCCCCTAATTCCACATATCTGATAGAAAGTGGAATAAGAGACACTGCAGTTGACAATGACTGTGTATATTGGTGACGCAACAACTTATTTTTGAAAGTCAGGTTTTATTTAGCCCTTAATAATAGCAGTCGGGTTTTTATCTGGCTTCCAGAAAGCAAGATATAAGCTTTCATTCTCCAGGTGAATGTGGGAATGGAATTTTCTTTGATTTCATGGGATTATTTTGGGAATTAAACATTTTCCTCCCACCTCTTGCTTCTAGCTATAGTTGTGGAAATGGCTAGAATACACATAATTTCACCCATTCAGCCCATGACTGGAcgcagatccacaagtggaacctgaccagcctggcagAGGAAATATAAAGGGACCGACTGAGATGGGATCGCCCCGCTCTccctagcggggagagtacagacgatcaagatgaatgggctgccgatctacatccccaaggcctttttccaagcaATAGACAAAATGATTATAATGTTTGTGCAGAGAGGGAAAAACCTAAAAATCCCCAAAACAGTACTACAAAGGAGAAGAAGCATGGGAGGCTTCTGGTGTGCTCTGATGGGTGAAGAAACCAACTACGGGTtggatgaggatggaggagtcctcctgtacAGGAATGAACCTCTGGGCCCACTCAacaacagcactcccatccctgtCAGCAAAACACTCAactagcccagtggtggtagcaaccTTGAGAACCTGGAATCCGAAGAGTCAGCTATGGCCCTCATCTGTGGCAACCACAGGTTTTCACCAGACATGCTCGACGTCACCTTGGAGATGGAAACAGGACCAGGGAAACTGATGATTAAGGACTTTTACACTGGGGACAGATTAATGACCCGATAGGAACCGACAGAGAGACTGGAACGACCGAATGGACAGGAACGTCGACATCTGCAAGTGAAAACCTTTCTTCGCAAGGAGTCGACAAAGTACCCAAGGGTCCCGCGAGACAAGTGTTAGAGGAGTTACTGGACGCAGACAGTCTGGGAAAGGGGAACTGCGGGGTCATATAAGGACGACTTTTAGAAAAGACATGCTCCCTACTGGACGAAACACGAGCTAGGGACGGAaatagggtgaggactctggagcgaagcactgagcaggccaactccacctcctcttatGCAACGCctcatgcagctaaaagtggtgcacagagcacacctgacaataACCCGAATGAGCTGGTTCCtcccggagatggaggataaATGAGAATGGTGCTAGGGAggtctggccaaccacacccacatgttctgggcctacgCCAGATTTGTcaggttttggacagccttccttgaggcaatgtccaagattgtgggggtaagggtggagccgtgcccaacagtggcagcctttggggtatcagaccagccagaattgcatatggggaagagggcttcACGCCCCTGTCTTTGCTTCCCTAATTACCCATTGGGAAATCCTGCTCGATTGGCAATTAACAGCACCACccatagctgcagactggctggcagactattcagaatttctccacctggagaaggttaagtacacCATCTGAGGGTCTGAAGATAGCTTCCACAAAGCATcgaggccattcaccaacctgttccaagacctgtttgaagccaacaagtgatagagtggggtggaggggtgcgggTGACGCACAGGAGCCACCTGGACCACAGAGAGAAGACAGAGTGAGAGCAGGTCAACGGAGGGTGAGAGACCGGAGGAAACATGAAGGGGGAGGCCAGAGTGTGACCGACACAGGGACCAGAGGGCCCAACACAATGTCACACGAAAATGAACCCTCAaaaagcatgatgtggagatgccggtgttggactggggtgatcacagtaagaagtcttacaacactaggttaaagtccaacatgtttgtttcaaacactagctttcggagcactactccttcctcaggtcaaaaAGCAGGAAGACAACAGGCTGGGAAGAGCGGGAAATAAGGGACGGAAGGCCAAGTGACAGGGAAGGAAGAAGAAGAACACTGCCCACCACAGACAAACACTGAACAACCACACATGGTGAAGAGAAGGGCCTAGGATAAGACCCTGAAACAAcaaaagaagggaggtagggggggagagagggagtgccgAAAAGAAATAACATGTAAGCTAACCATCTcctctgtctttttaaaaataaatttagagtacccaattctttttccaattaaggggcaatttagtgtggccaattcacctaccctgcccatcattgggttgtggggatgagacccacacagacacagggagaatgtgcaaactcggtgacctggggccgggatcgaacccgggccttcgacactgtgaggcagcagtgcgaaccactgcgccggAATGCCGCCTCGTctcatctatctctctcttttttttaaatttagagtttccaattaattttttccaattaaggggcaatttagcgtgttcaatccacctagcctgcacatctttgggttgtgagggcgaaacccacacaaacacggggagaatgtgcaaactccacacggacagtgacccagagccgggatcgaacctgggacctaaccgtcaggctgcagggctaacccactgcgccaccatgctgcccgtctcatcTATCTCTTAACGAAtgtacagtgtaaaaatgtagatctttaataaaaaatatttccatttgaaaaaaaaattaatttcaccCATTCAGTTCAGCCAAACAAGCAATGAGAAACTTACTCCATTAATTAATTGAACACTGTATGTGAAGCATTTTTAAATCCAATGTTTCACCATTAAATCAAATTGCTGTCAAATACTGCTTGCGTATTTTATGATCGTGCATAATTTGATTGGCCAGAACAAATCTAAAAATGAAGCAAAACCATTAAGGTAATCTCTTCAATTTACCAGTCCTTCCTGAAGGACCCATGGGAGTTAAAACAGAAACGGATGTTTTGGAACTAAATGTACCAAATTTGTTTTCAGTCCACTCTTTAAATTTAGGAGAATGTCATGACAATGTGACATGGAGCTTATTATGCTTTGGAACAGTTTGTTTAGCTATTAAGCGTACATCAAATCAAGAAGGGAAAAAAGCATCAGTTGTAAGCTCCAGAGTCTATACTCTACAGGGAAATTAATTTGCTTCTTGGTATCCAGGGTACAAATTCAACACAATCTCCAAAATATGTATGAAATCATTCGGAGGAATCCTCTGtatgaataataaaataaaaagtttTTTCACTCTACATGATATTGCTTTGGCATGGAAATTAGTACAGTGAAATAGTTTTAATATGAAAGGATGTCTGTATTAAATCATTTTCCCTTGGTGTCATTGATGTTTTCATTGAGGACCGACATCAGTTTTGTGAAAAGAGTTTGTTGTGTTGTTAAGATGCATTTCGACAGgcacactttttaaaaacaatctttttattggcagttTCAAAATTTATAAGCAGTTATATACGTTGTTGGCCGTGTCTATTTACTGTATTATATAGAGGTTTCTTCCCTTAATTTACTCTGTTTACATTCTGCCATCCTTTGGCTCGGCGTCCCTCCTAACCCGCCCtgcactgccccctccctcccaccccgtaCTTGTGTGTGTGTCCCCCCTTGTCGGTTTTCCGGAGAGGGgggtgttctcccccccccctttctatcctcttcctcccccccccctttcttttcttccctgtCAACTTCAGCTGTGTTTCCCATgcaattggtggggtgggggggattgccccctccctcccacgttCCCTTTTGTGTGTCTCCggccttttttctttttcccctccctccccccccaggttgcGCGTTCCTAtggttctcttcccccccccctcctcccaccgtctttatttttcctttttcctcTCCCTCTTCTTTCTATCTTTCCCGTTTCCCCATCTTTCTCGTTGTTTCTGGCCTCGAACAGTTTCTGGAACACGCCGACACACTGCCTgtttaggaagccttcctccgaccctcggatggcacaCTTAATGTTCTCCAGGAGGATAAATTCCGATAGGTCAGCCAGTCAGTCTACAGCTGTGGGAGGTGCTGCCGATCGTCAGCCGAGCTGAATTCTTCGGCGTGcaattagggaagtgaaagctagGGCggcggcccccttccccatgtgtagctctggctgctccaataccctgaaggttgccacaattgggcatggcttcaccctcacccccacaatcctggATATTGCCTCggggaaggctgtccagaacccagcaagcttggggcaagcccaaaatatCTGGATGTGCTCCATGCAacactttgagctgcatgaggctaagccttgtgcaggaggaggtggagatagCCCTGCTcaatgcttcactccagagtccccatcttaCTTCTGTccacagttcgtcctcccatttctatctggtctcatccagtggtATTCGGGCTgtgtccagtagctgtctgtatattttcccacagagtcccccttctttactgtctatgcctatcaggtcctctaacaGTGTAGTTTTTGGAGCCCccgggtaccctactgtctctttgcggagcaagtgctttatttgcaggtgtctcatttcctgtcctgtcggcagTTTCCACTCCTCCGTCAGTTTGTCCAAATCACTTGTCTGTGCCCTACATAGAAGTTCCTAACTGTCAGTTTGCCCTCGTTCCAtctccatttcctaaaggtagtgtctagcatggctggggggaatttgTGGTTGCCTCAGATGGGAACCAAGGGGACATCCTAGTCAGCCCAAAATGCTGTCTTAATTGGGCCCAGCTTTTCAGTGTGGCTGGTACCACTGGGCTTGATGTGTATTTTGCccaggaggatgggagtgctgctgtagccaagGCTCAAAGGGTCGTTCCCTTGCCACCTCCATCTGTACCCACTCTGAGTTGGGTCCCAATTTTGGAGACCGCCTTTTGTTTTTGGCTGATGGCAACAAGATCACGTACACATCTGGTCCATCCTATTGCGTTGATAAAAAAGGCCTTTTTGGCGGTGATGTAAATCTTTCAGAGTGCGAAGTTTACCGTGTGGAAGAATTAAAAGCTCCCTGGAGAACTATAACTTGGGATGAATGGCGCAAACCAAATCTGATTGAATCCATCAATAGCTGCAAGTTGTACAGAGCCTCTGTGCCGAATTGGACGAATTGGAGGAGGAAAGTCTAGCTTCATCAATTCTGTCAATTCGGTTTTCCAGGGTCATGTCACCAAACGGGCTTTGGCTGGAGGTTGAGCAATAAACGGCGCAAAAATGTTCAGAACCTACTCCTTCGGGAATGCAGATGGCACATCTCCCCCCTCTTATGCTATATGACACAATGGGAATTACAGAATGCGGATACACAGTGATGATATCAGCATCATCAAAGGACATGTTCCTAAAAAATATCAGTTTAACACAACTTCCCCCATTCAAACTGTTACAAGAGGCTACATTAAGTCAGTAACTATTGGTGGGAGGATACACTGTGTTGTATATGTTCTTGATGCAAGCAAACCCACCCTGCTGTCCCCtgaaatggaaaagaaaatatgCACCATTCAATCACAGATTAATGATCTGGAGATACCACAAGTTGTTTTATTAACCAAAGTGGATGAAGCATGTCCGTTGGTTGGGGAAGACCTAAGAAATGTTTATCGGAGTGAACACATTGAACAAAAGGTACTGGAAGTTGGAAAAAAGCTCAGTGTGCCAGTTTCGTGCATCTTTCCTGTGAAAAATTATTGGTTAGATATTATGTGTGAAGATGTTATGGACATTTTAATACTTTCTGCACTGCTACAGATGTTACGATATGCAGATGATTATTTTGAGAATCTGGATGACTAACTGTCAGTGTGTTGGATTGTTTTCCATCAGTCCTATCTTTTTTTATGTGTGATATTTCCAGAATAGTTGCACCTTAATCTGAGTGAATTTAAGAACAATCATTCCATCTCTTGCTTCACaggaagatggcgccggagcgaggcgactctctgcgagctctccctaacagatcctctttttattTATCTTAtaatcgttctaatcttttaaaatttaattttaagactaacattattacctACCTCTCTCttttaccttgtgttgtcctattatgtattttcttttatttccttttcttttcatgtatttaatgatctgttgagctgctcacacaaaaatacttttcactgtacctcagaacacgtgacaataaacaaatccaatccaatcgtttACCTATCCTCTCACTCTTTCcgccattgctgcccagtggtagaactgcAGGTCTGGTAATGCCACgccacctttgattttccttctttgcagtgtcggtttgggaatgttcgggttcttctcccccccccccccccccccccccccccccaccccggacacaAACATCATTATTAAGCTGTCTACGTTTTAGACAAAGGtctttgggatgaagatcgggatggatcttaacaggaaaaggaaccttggcagcacgttcatcttgattgtctgcactctccccaccagggagagtgggagtgcgccccacctctgtaggtccttttagacttcctccatcaggctggtcaggttccacttgtggatctgtgtccagtctctggctatttggatctccaggtatcagaatctgttctgggctgttttaaaCGAGAGCTCTGCCGCTCCCCGTTTgcgttcactgggaatgcctcacttgcccaggttaagtttgtaacacgagaaggttccaaactctttccggATCTGCATAGTTGCCCTCAGTCCTTCCTGCGGCTTCgagacatacaggagcaggtcatccacatagagtgagactctgtgctctttgTCTCCGccttggatgcccttccagctttttgtggCCTGCAGGGCTaacgccaggggttcaattgctagtgcaaacaagagtggggacaatgggcatccttgccttgggcctctttgtagctggaagcattcagagctggtggtgttagttcgaacCTTCGCCTTGGGAGCATTGTTAAGGAGTCTCACCCAGgggacttctggtgacggcgggcgggaggcagctgcccgttggagggctcccgctcgggaacggcattgtcgggggggggggggagaacacccAGTCCTAAGGGCAGCGGAGGTGGCAAAAGTCGGGAGACAGCAGTGGAGGAAATGTCGAAGACCagcaaaaaaacggccgtgaaaaaagtgGCTGAAAGTCCGTTAGGGAGTGGAaaggcagtgggctggagctggtatacgcgtataccaggactttacaatggagctggcgaggaggcgtgcTGCCTTCAACCGGATGAAGAGGGCACTgttcattagcaaggtgcagtgcggcattgtatatccagcgaagctgagggtgacctccaagttcaaggacttttattttgggatggcggaaGCAACGGAGGAGTTTGCGACGGCAAAAGGACTGTGGCAGTATTGAGAAATGGCCTTGTACCGATGTAGACTCATGactattgtttctttttttttgtttcactgcgtgctggtttatgggctataggagccaacattgtatatatttggacaagggaagaaatgggactttcaatcgtaatgagggttctttggggtgtgggtgtgtatgcgaggtttgtgtgctaaaggggacttctgggttctggccgggcaagggggaaagagccagccagtgaacgggggtgaggtggggggaggggctgcggccatcggagcttggcagaacagggtctgaggggtctagccggggtggaaagttgggggggaaggaactgaggttgggggagggtatttttacaagaggaggtggaggggaggagttggggggggtttacaactcttgggtgtcatttacggtactctttcggaggttggatggcattgagtgtcatccggtgggggggggggggggggggggaacacgactctataggttaatggtgaccatggacgATTCctgactcctttctctttttcgcctttgtttttttttccaccgtgggagggtttgttttatttgatgcatatattctcaggtggccttttctgcgtccatggaAACGATAATTTCTGatgttctctccccgggggggATTACTTCAGCAGCCACCTGATGTACGCAGTGAGTTGCCTACcgttgacaaagcccgtttggtcctctgcgaccccCTCTGGTTCTCAGCTTTCCAGCCTTTTGACcaagacctttgcgagtattttcgcgtcTACATTCTGCAGctaaatgggtctatatgataaGCATTTCATCGGCTCTTtgtctttttgggtatcagtgagattgtggcctgcgctagcgtaaGAGGCAAAGTGCCTCTTGCCAgcgagtccgcgaacatgtcccttggGTGTGGGACCAGGGTTGGTGTGAattttttatagaagtccacCGGAAACCTGTTGGGTCCaggtgccttccccacctgcatggagctgatgctctccgtgatttctcccagatctattagTAGTTCCAGGCCATgccccgtctgtcttcccccacaactggtaatTCCAGTCCGTCTAGGAACTGTTCCATCCCTGCGTCCCTGTCCGGGGGTTCGGAGGTATACAGCACTCAGTAGGAGGTCTTGAATGCCTGCTTGACCTCTTTTGGTTCTGCGACCACTCTGCCTCTGCTGTTCTTTACCTgcactatttcccttgtggctgcctgctttctcagctggtgagccagtaaaTGGCCAGCCTTGCcccatgttcgtagaaggtctCCCGTGTCtagcggagttggtgtactgctttcctggtggatagcaggttttaGTCcagttgcagctttttcctctccgccaacagCTCTACTGTCGAGGCCTCAGAGTACTTTCTGTGCAGAGATAGAGAAGAgaggccaccctctcttccctatctctgcatggcttgtaggctatgatctctcctctaatcacggccttcagtgcctcccagaacatggagggtgagacctccccggtCTGGTTGTTATTAACGTAATCGCCTATGGCCCGTGatgttttttggcagaaggccttgtcggccaggaggtcggcgcccagcctccatgtggggtgccaggcacggcccatctccaacctcacatccacatacTGTGGAACGTGGTTGGAGATGACGATCGGGGAATATTCCGCTCCTATTaacgccccctcccccaataatcagtcggtgtgtatCGATGTCGATGGTCTTTTTTTAATAAGTTCTGTGTtgtcccttccaggacaccgctgaccacgaAGTACCGTCCCCCTGGATCTGTAACCGTCTTGGTCtccgtaaacctcgtcctcttgctgatcaatATAGCTACTCCCCTAGTCCTTGTCCCGTAACATGAGtgatacgtctgtcccacccagccctttcttaccagcaATCGGTTCTTCTCCCTCGGGTGTGCCTCCAGTAGGTAAATTATGTTGGCCTTCAGGCTTCTTGGGTGGGGGTAGACTCTGAATGTTTTCACCAGAccattaagtccccttatgttccaggtaacaatcctggtggggggtttctgatcCTGGTCCTGATCTCCCggtcctgtgggatcacccatacttacctggtggacgcgcccctgcactttccctttgttagggggccgttcAAAATGGCCGCGGTCGCCGCTGTAaccatgaggtcgggcccctgcgctccggggtttcccttcccctgggggcacccaacatggccgccaactatgTGTACGTTACGTGGGTGCGCCTCTGCACTCCGGGATCTCCCTttgcccaggggccttcccgagTGGCTGCTTGTGGCACTATCTTGGTTCCTCACCCTGTTCCATGCCTGCTGAGGCCTGTGCCTGTTTCGTTGCCTATCCTAATCTGTCTTATTGTGCCCTTTCTGTTCTGCgagtctctctgtctcccccctgCTGTGCCCCCTCCTTTTGGCCAGGCGCTCCCTCTCCTGTGACAGCCTCCCTTACTGTCTGTCTTCCTGTGCTAGCCCTcctcgctagtacggtggctTCCTCCCCAGTGCTGGTGTAACCCTGGCCCTGTTTTACTTACCCATCTTCACCCCTTGTCTCACCCCCTTGCCTGCTTCCCCTGTTCTCGTTCCCCTTTCCTGTTTCCCC comes from Scyliorhinus canicula chromosome 1, sScyCan1.1, whole genome shotgun sequence and encodes:
- the LOC119967542 gene encoding interferon-induced protein 44-like — translated: MRIHSDDISIIKGHVPKKYQFNTTSPIQTVTRGYIKSVTIGGRIHCVVYVLDASKPTLLSPEMEKKICTIQSQINDLEIPQVVLLTKVDEACPLVGEDLRNVYRSEHIEQKVLEVGKKLSVPVSCIFPVKNYWLDIMCEDVMDILILSALLQMLRYADDYFENLDD